One Eubacteriales bacterium mix99 genomic window carries:
- a CDS encoding Clp protease ClpP yields the protein MTRKFWRWARNETPDGFGSDRTLYLDGEISDETWYGDEITPRAFKDELNSGKGGITLWINSPGGDVFAAAQIYNMLMDYPYDVTVKIDALAASAASVIAMAGTRVCMSPVAMLMVHNPATIAIGDSEEMQKAIDMLSEVKESIMNAYELKSGLSRNKISKLMDAETWMNAREAKKLGFADEILFSDGTEPAEEDGTEIGMLFSRKAVTDSLLSRLIPKRAPAQKDTKPAVKAADLRKRLSLLSH from the coding sequence ATGACAAGAAAATTCTGGCGATGGGCGCGAAACGAGACCCCGGACGGCTTCGGATCCGACCGCACGCTCTACCTCGACGGGGAGATCTCCGATGAGACCTGGTACGGCGACGAGATCACCCCACGGGCCTTCAAGGACGAGCTCAACTCCGGCAAGGGCGGCATCACCCTCTGGATCAACTCGCCCGGCGGGGACGTCTTCGCAGCCGCGCAGATCTACAACATGCTCATGGACTACCCGTACGACGTGACCGTCAAGATCGACGCGCTCGCGGCATCCGCGGCATCCGTCATCGCGATGGCCGGTACAAGGGTCTGCATGAGCCCCGTCGCGATGCTCATGGTGCACAACCCCGCGACCATCGCGATCGGCGACAGCGAGGAGATGCAGAAAGCCATCGACATGCTTTCCGAGGTCAAGGAAAGCATCATGAACGCCTACGAGCTCAAGTCCGGGCTGTCCCGGAACAAGATCTCGAAGCTCATGGACGCCGAGACCTGGATGAACGCCAGGGAAGCGAAGAAGCTCGGATTCGCGGACGAGATCCTCTTCTCGGACGGCACCGAGCCAGCCGAGGAGGACGGCACGGAGATCGGGATGCTCTTCTCACGGAAGGCCGTCACCGACTCGCTTCTCTCCAGGCTCATCCCGAAACGCGCACCCGCGCAGAAAGATACGAAACCGGCCGTCAAGGCCGCCGACCTCAGGAAGCGCCTGTCGCTTCTCAGCCACTGA